A single region of the Rhodanobacter sp. LX-99 genome encodes:
- a CDS encoding benenodin family lasso peptide, translating to MNTNENIRNDTPEEVIVLGVASVETKGGTGQSEANGFPVIPGISED from the coding sequence ATGAACACGAACGAGAACATCCGTAACGACACGCCGGAAGAGGTCATCGTGCTCGGCGTCGCCAGCGTCGAAACGAAGGGCGGTACTGGCCAAAGCGAGGCGAACGGCTTCCCCGTTATTCCGGGCATTTCCGAAGACTGA
- a CDS encoding H-NS histone family protein, with protein sequence MAINLDTLSPAELKALIANAQSQMQAAHANHVKEVREKIERLLKSSGLTLADVYPARSGKGAKGPKSVVAPKYRNPANAAQTWSGRGKRPLWFVQALKKRGTTAESLLIDGAPKAAPAKAVKKGAARKVAKTAAKKAA encoded by the coding sequence ATGGCCATTAATCTCGACACGCTGTCTCCTGCCGAACTCAAGGCACTCATCGCCAATGCCCAATCGCAGATGCAGGCTGCTCACGCCAATCACGTCAAAGAGGTACGGGAAAAAATCGAGCGTTTGCTGAAAAGCAGCGGCCTCACCCTGGCCGACGTGTATCCGGCACGTAGCGGCAAAGGCGCCAAGGGGCCGAAGTCGGTAGTAGCCCCCAAGTATCGCAACCCTGCGAACGCTGCCCAGACATGGTCGGGTCGTGGCAAGCGGCCGCTGTGGTTCGTGCAGGCCTTGAAGAAGCGCGGTACCACCGCCGAGAGCCTCCTGATCGATGGCGCACCCAAGGCGGCTCCGGCGAAGGCCGTCAAGAAGGGCGCAGCCAGGAAAGTTGCAAAGACCGCTGCCAAGAAAGCGGCCTGA
- a CDS encoding Atxe2 family lasso peptide isopeptidase yields the protein MPIIVLMSGLSYVAHAQTVEPRDLLEVADFSGPVVSPDGKQVAFRVEQASVERNTYDAFWYVQDVDGVSLPHRIADGGVVLRDSAGIPLPATVVWSPDGRWIYYRAMVDGKIDVWRAAANGSGVEPVTHDTADVRDFVLGKGGRVLRYSVGAAREEVRSAERAEYDQGIHIDASVPIGQPLFRSGFVGGRMATQRYGKVWFDRVPLLADVPDHWKAVYLQKQVTRDLDAAEASGVGDESNADRRYPEAWLLSRSPGDDRVAILTRIGKRNGLRDKPDVKLSATLPEGPQEIVCKVAACTGKAITSIQWRPHSDEVLFTVTDPLEGWAQSIYRWNVRAGAVLLVAHSSGLLNGGRDPSSKCGASHTAMVCVSATASQPPRLERIDLKTGIRRVLFEPNTALAQAMAKSSSVRLLRWKDAKGQLLTGQFYPAKSDSGAKPPLFVNYYRCTGFVRGGFGDEWPFASLAAHGISALCINAAPYLLDPVDRYNEGLAAVESAVTLLSANGEIDCAKVGMGGLSFGSEVTMWVAMKSRLLAAASISSVSMSPNYYLLGSIKGAPFASGLKEFWGLGSPEKTPARWHVLSPAYNLDRISAPILFQMPEQEYMQATDYVIPMIRKNMADLYAFPNEPHQKFQPKHKLAAYMRNLEWFRFWLQRYEVGDPSKADQYARWRALRRRPTPARSSAPDCKG from the coding sequence TTGCCAATTATCGTGCTTATGAGCGGGCTCTCGTATGTCGCCCATGCCCAGACGGTTGAACCTCGCGACCTGCTGGAGGTGGCCGACTTCAGTGGTCCTGTCGTATCCCCGGATGGAAAGCAGGTGGCGTTTCGGGTCGAGCAGGCTTCGGTCGAACGCAACACCTACGATGCGTTCTGGTATGTGCAGGATGTCGACGGGGTGTCGCTTCCCCACCGGATCGCGGACGGTGGCGTGGTCCTGCGTGACTCTGCAGGAATTCCTCTGCCAGCTACTGTCGTGTGGTCTCCGGATGGGCGCTGGATCTATTACCGCGCCATGGTCGACGGAAAGATCGATGTGTGGCGCGCGGCGGCGAACGGTTCGGGCGTGGAACCCGTAACGCACGACACGGCGGACGTGCGCGATTTCGTCTTGGGCAAGGGCGGCCGTGTCCTCAGGTACAGCGTCGGCGCCGCTCGCGAGGAGGTGCGGTCGGCGGAGCGTGCCGAGTACGACCAAGGCATTCACATCGACGCTTCCGTACCGATAGGCCAGCCGCTATTTCGCTCCGGTTTCGTAGGGGGGCGTATGGCGACGCAGCGTTACGGCAAAGTTTGGTTCGACCGTGTTCCGTTGCTGGCCGATGTTCCGGATCACTGGAAAGCAGTGTATCTGCAGAAGCAGGTAACGCGGGACTTGGATGCTGCCGAAGCCAGTGGTGTTGGTGACGAATCCAATGCAGACAGGCGGTATCCCGAGGCCTGGCTCCTGTCGCGCTCACCAGGAGATGACCGTGTAGCCATCTTGACCCGAATTGGCAAAAGGAACGGCTTGCGTGACAAGCCGGATGTCAAGTTGTCTGCGACATTGCCCGAAGGGCCGCAAGAGATCGTATGCAAGGTCGCGGCATGCACTGGAAAGGCAATCACCTCGATCCAATGGCGCCCCCACAGCGATGAGGTACTGTTTACCGTAACGGATCCGTTGGAAGGATGGGCGCAATCCATCTATCGCTGGAATGTCAGGGCCGGGGCTGTGCTACTGGTGGCGCATTCGTCGGGTCTGCTCAATGGTGGACGGGATCCGTCCAGTAAATGCGGGGCCTCCCATACCGCGATGGTATGTGTGAGCGCGACAGCCAGTCAGCCACCGCGCCTGGAACGGATCGATCTGAAGACGGGAATTCGTCGGGTGCTCTTTGAACCCAATACGGCACTCGCGCAGGCGATGGCGAAATCCAGTTCGGTAAGGTTGCTGCGCTGGAAGGATGCGAAAGGCCAGCTGTTAACGGGACAGTTTTATCCAGCGAAAAGCGATTCTGGAGCCAAGCCTCCGCTGTTCGTGAATTACTATCGGTGCACGGGATTCGTGCGTGGTGGCTTCGGCGATGAATGGCCCTTCGCAAGCCTGGCGGCGCACGGAATATCTGCACTCTGCATCAATGCCGCACCTTATCTTCTCGATCCTGTCGATCGCTACAACGAAGGACTAGCGGCCGTCGAAAGCGCGGTCACGCTGTTGTCGGCAAATGGCGAGATTGATTGCGCCAAAGTTGGGATGGGTGGATTGAGCTTCGGAAGTGAAGTCACGATGTGGGTCGCAATGAAGTCGCGACTTCTGGCGGCTGCCTCAATCAGTTCTGTGTCGATGTCGCCCAACTACTATCTGCTTGGATCCATCAAAGGGGCCCCGTTTGCGAGCGGATTGAAAGAGTTCTGGGGACTTGGTTCGCCTGAAAAAACACCGGCGCGCTGGCATGTGCTTTCCCCGGCGTACAACCTGGACAGAATATCTGCTCCGATCCTCTTTCAGATGCCCGAGCAGGAATATATGCAGGCGACCGACTACGTCATCCCCATGATCAGGAAGAACATGGCGGACCTTTACGCATTCCCCAACGAGCCGCACCAGAAATTTCAACCCAAACACAAGCTCGCGGCTTACATGCGTAACCTGGAATGGTTTCGCTTCTGGTTGCAGAGGTATGAAGTTGGTGATCCTTCCAAGGCTGACCAGTACGCGCGTTGGCGTGCACTGCGAAGGCGCCCAACGCCCGCACGGTCCTCGGCTCCCGACTGCAAGGGTTAG
- a CDS encoding OsmC family protein, with protein sequence MHPKPISSASAKSTSTHYRTVITTGRHDLVADEPALHGGQDAGPAPYDYLLASLGACTAMTLQMYAEKKGWDVGEIHVDLELSKSEDTGTSIRRVLATSNPLSDEQWARLLDVAGKTPVTKSLLAGVAITSRREP encoded by the coding sequence ATGCACCCGAAACCAATTTCCAGCGCAAGCGCGAAGTCCACTTCCACGCATTATCGAACGGTCATCACCACCGGCAGGCACGACCTGGTTGCCGACGAACCCGCATTGCACGGCGGCCAGGATGCCGGCCCCGCGCCCTACGACTACCTGCTGGCGAGCCTGGGGGCGTGCACGGCGATGACCCTGCAGATGTACGCCGAAAAGAAGGGCTGGGACGTGGGAGAGATCCACGTCGACCTGGAGCTTTCAAAAAGCGAGGACACGGGAACAAGCATCCGGCGCGTGCTTGCGACGTCGAACCCCCTCAGCGACGAGCAATGGGCCCGCCTGCTCGACGTGGCAGGCAAGACACCGGTCACGAAATCCCTGCTGGCGGGGGTGGCGATCACTTCCCGCCGTGAGCCGTGA
- a CDS encoding GntR family transcriptional regulator translates to MDATHSKSVFVYGQVKCALRSGRYAPGQRIDPATVAAEFNTSPTPVRFALYRLVGEALLVDHARSGLHVPLLNEVAMRDLYDWMERLLLMACDIDAAPAARKMEQLEPASAGDDLVKLTWQLFDAIARATANGSLHHAVKQANDRLAPIRRAAQGLLKNGFEEFSELNRHWQARDMPALKSALHDYHECRKRLVPCIVALLSDGSDYLH, encoded by the coding sequence ATGGATGCTACCCACTCCAAGAGCGTATTCGTGTACGGACAAGTCAAATGCGCCCTGCGGTCGGGGCGCTACGCGCCCGGGCAGCGGATCGATCCGGCCACGGTCGCCGCGGAGTTCAACACCAGCCCCACGCCCGTTCGATTCGCCCTCTACCGGCTGGTCGGCGAAGCCCTGCTGGTCGATCATGCCCGCAGCGGACTGCACGTCCCGTTGCTCAACGAAGTCGCCATGCGCGATCTCTACGACTGGATGGAACGCCTGTTGCTGATGGCATGCGACATCGACGCAGCACCGGCAGCCCGGAAGATGGAGCAGCTGGAGCCTGCGTCCGCTGGCGACGACCTGGTCAAGCTGACGTGGCAACTGTTCGACGCGATCGCCCGCGCGACAGCCAACGGGTCCCTGCATCATGCCGTGAAGCAGGCCAACGACCGGCTGGCGCCGATACGCCGGGCCGCGCAAGGATTGCTCAAGAACGGCTTCGAAGAGTTTTCGGAATTGAACCGGCACTGGCAGGCCCGCGACATGCCGGCCCTGAAGTCCGCACTGCACGACTATCACGAATGCCGCAAGCGACTCGTGCCGTGCATCGTGGCCTTGCTGAGCGACGGCAGCGATTACCTTCACTAG
- a CDS encoding DUF3016 domain-containing protein — MKSSLFRLLCLACLTLVSVSAWAVTPPDNVSVRYKDPQHFTEAKRSFGLHLTQPDAYLEPLRTYIAQRASRVLAPGQRLDIEVTDVDRAGEYERWRGPDFDDVRIIKDVYPPRIDLNFTLYGADGKVLRQGSRKLRDAAFLSRGSPVDQDSLRYEKSLIDLWLRKGAGEL; from the coding sequence ATGAAATCTTCCCTGTTCCGCCTGCTGTGCCTCGCCTGCCTGACCCTTGTTTCGGTGAGCGCATGGGCGGTGACGCCACCGGACAACGTCAGCGTTCGCTACAAGGATCCCCAGCACTTCACCGAGGCCAAGCGCAGTTTCGGCTTGCACCTGACCCAACCCGACGCCTACCTGGAGCCGCTCAGGACCTACATCGCCCAGCGCGCCTCGCGCGTGCTGGCGCCCGGCCAGCGGCTGGACATCGAGGTGACCGACGTGGATCGCGCCGGCGAATACGAGCGCTGGCGGGGGCCCGACTTCGACGACGTGCGCATCATCAAGGACGTCTATCCGCCGCGCATCGACCTGAACTTCACCTTGTACGGCGCCGACGGCAAGGTGCTGCGCCAGGGCAGCCGCAAATTGCGTGACGCGGCGTTTCTCAGCCGCGGTTCGCCGGTGGATCAGGATTCGCTGCGCTACGAGAAATCCCTGATCGATCTCTGGCTGCGCAAGGGTGCCGGGGAGCTTTGA
- a CDS encoding asparagine synthase-related protein, which produces MCYRYVALSGNFAGNPKNSGWSLADPLRTLGMELRGHVGCVALFAPKETPTLRLPRGGILLGDLYDEDGRPVKDLAGLRHLPTQSALRQYLLDRYWGEYLLFQPADEGTDSITLMRDPSGGMACAYSLQACNGFITSDLAIASSLGLHRDRIDWDFVQHCLVYPHVKISRTGLAGVHELLPGCMLALDGETTHAALAWSPWTFVAPTQRRSDPVASAKGLREVITMAVQAMAGTDRSLLLELSGGVDSSIVGACLAGTRARITCCTAITPVPGADERRYASQIAEHLGVELLKRRLDLNEADIDFPLPSHSLRPAVWMLGRAIARAMDKEAGFQDVRSHFSGSGGDTIFCYLTSAAPAADAFRERGVAAGCQAVVDLSRLHGCTVAKATRLTLRKLYLRPKPACKPDYSLLAQTDVALPLELHPWFDAPTHALPGDRERIFDLAGNQMFADATLRAGHRRVRMPLLSQPVMEACLRIPSWMWISGGQNRAVARSAFAAQLPKDVLERRSKGTFMNYNAGIYRRNKETIRRFLLDGRLQSRGLLDPHKLNLSLDKPLSSGDRSFMRIFALCMIENWTRKHA; this is translated from the coding sequence ATGTGCTACCGCTACGTCGCCTTGTCTGGCAACTTTGCCGGCAACCCGAAAAACTCCGGATGGTCGCTCGCAGATCCGTTGCGGACCCTGGGCATGGAACTCCGTGGCCACGTAGGTTGCGTGGCACTATTTGCGCCCAAAGAGACTCCGACCTTGCGTTTACCTAGGGGCGGCATACTTCTCGGCGACCTATATGACGAGGACGGCAGGCCGGTCAAAGATCTGGCGGGCCTTCGACATCTGCCGACGCAGTCGGCACTTCGACAATATCTTCTCGATCGCTATTGGGGCGAGTACCTGCTATTCCAGCCTGCCGACGAGGGTACCGATAGCATCACCCTTATGCGGGACCCATCCGGTGGTATGGCATGCGCCTATTCGCTGCAGGCCTGCAACGGATTCATCACCTCCGACTTGGCAATCGCATCAAGCCTTGGCCTGCATCGTGACCGGATCGACTGGGATTTCGTGCAGCACTGCCTGGTCTATCCGCACGTGAAAATCTCCCGTACCGGCCTTGCCGGCGTCCACGAACTGCTCCCCGGCTGCATGCTTGCACTCGATGGCGAGACAACGCACGCCGCGCTGGCTTGGTCCCCTTGGACCTTCGTCGCCCCTACCCAGCGGCGTAGCGACCCCGTGGCGTCGGCAAAAGGGCTTAGAGAAGTCATAACCATGGCGGTTCAGGCCATGGCTGGAACCGACCGATCGCTGCTACTTGAACTCTCGGGTGGCGTGGATTCGTCGATCGTCGGTGCCTGTCTTGCGGGGACGCGAGCACGGATCACCTGTTGCACCGCAATCACACCAGTGCCCGGTGCCGACGAACGCCGATATGCGAGTCAGATCGCGGAGCATCTCGGCGTCGAGCTCCTGAAACGGCGACTCGACCTCAATGAGGCAGACATCGATTTTCCGCTGCCGAGCCACTCATTGAGGCCTGCAGTCTGGATGCTGGGCCGAGCCATTGCCCGCGCCATGGACAAAGAGGCAGGCTTCCAGGATGTTCGCAGCCATTTCTCCGGCAGCGGTGGCGACACGATCTTCTGTTATCTGACATCCGCCGCTCCAGCCGCCGACGCCTTTCGGGAACGTGGTGTGGCCGCGGGATGCCAAGCCGTCGTCGATCTGTCCAGGCTTCATGGATGTACGGTGGCAAAGGCCACACGGCTGACGCTAAGGAAGCTGTACCTGCGCCCCAAGCCGGCCTGCAAACCGGACTATTCATTGCTGGCACAGACTGACGTGGCTCTTCCTCTGGAACTGCACCCATGGTTCGATGCGCCAACCCATGCTCTTCCCGGCGATCGGGAACGGATCTTCGACCTCGCCGGCAACCAGATGTTTGCGGATGCCACACTTCGAGCGGGTCACCGAAGAGTACGCATGCCACTGCTCTCTCAACCCGTGATGGAGGCTTGCCTTCGCATTCCCTCCTGGATGTGGATATCCGGCGGTCAGAACCGGGCCGTCGCCCGATCCGCATTCGCCGCACAGCTTCCGAAAGACGTGCTGGAGCGGCGGAGCAAGGGCACCTTCATGAACTACAACGCCGGTATATACCGCAGAAATAAAGAGACCATCCGCCGATTCCTGCTGGATGGCCGTCTCCAGTCCCGAGGCCTGTTGGATCCGCACAAGCTGAACCTGTCCCTGGACAAGCCACTGTCCTCTGGCGATCGTTCCTTCATGCGTATCTTCGCCCTGTGCATGATCGAGAACTGGACCCGGAAGCATGCCTAG
- a CDS encoding tetratricopeptide repeat protein translates to MAVPPELRALLQQQVIDASGSGRSRLERLVGFLFQKSGLGMEYSADATLTVEQAYRTRKANCLTFTLLTVALAHESGLRAYGQELDDVVAWRVGNDIVYRFNHVNAGITIGRSRLTVDVARDLVMSRKPPEPISDQHLLALYYNNRAAELLAAASPAAAAPYMAMALQLAPRYASAWANAGVLRLREGDPRGAERDYLKALALDPANAGALMNLVALYRNNGDEARRAIYARRLEKVQVKDPYFQFLQAEDNERQGDYAGAVQHYRRAIRLYDGDSRFYVGLARAYRQLGEERHARRAMNRAAALSRSSAAGRN, encoded by the coding sequence ATGGCGGTGCCGCCGGAGTTGCGTGCGCTGCTGCAGCAACAGGTCATCGATGCCAGCGGTTCCGGAAGGTCGCGACTGGAACGGCTGGTGGGCTTCCTGTTCCAGAAGTCGGGCCTGGGCATGGAGTATTCGGCCGACGCCACGTTGACCGTCGAACAGGCCTACCGCACACGCAAGGCCAACTGCCTGACCTTCACCCTGCTGACCGTGGCGCTGGCGCACGAGTCCGGCTTGCGGGCCTACGGGCAGGAGCTTGACGACGTCGTGGCCTGGCGCGTGGGCAACGACATCGTCTACCGGTTCAACCACGTCAACGCGGGCATCACCATCGGTCGCTCGCGCCTCACGGTGGACGTGGCGCGGGATCTGGTGATGTCGCGCAAACCACCCGAGCCGATTTCCGACCAGCACCTGCTGGCGCTCTACTACAACAACCGCGCCGCCGAGCTGCTTGCCGCTGCCTCGCCAGCGGCGGCCGCTCCGTACATGGCCATGGCGTTGCAGCTGGCCCCGCGCTATGCCAGCGCCTGGGCCAATGCCGGCGTGTTGCGCCTGCGCGAGGGCGATCCGCGAGGGGCCGAACGCGATTACCTGAAGGCGCTGGCGCTCGACCCGGCGAACGCGGGTGCGCTGATGAACCTGGTGGCGCTGTACCGGAACAACGGCGACGAGGCGCGCCGCGCCATCTATGCGCGGCGTCTCGAGAAGGTCCAGGTGAAAGATCCGTACTTCCAGTTCCTGCAGGCCGAGGACAATGAGCGGCAGGGCGATTACGCGGGTGCCGTGCAGCACTACCGGCGGGCCATCCGCCTTTATGACGGCGACTCGCGTTTCTACGTCGGACTGGCCCGCGCTTACCGGCAACTGGGCGAGGAGCGCCACGCACGGCGAGCCATGAACCGTGCCGCCGCGCTCAGCCGCAGCAGCGCCGCGGGCAGGAACTAG
- a CDS encoding lasso peptide biosynthesis B2 protein, whose translation MIQHLNTDISFCELDGRLFFLDIQNDQYFQLSRALERSLLSYLKAPDDAGVDISRLVKHNLISLTTAAPYDGSATGVALPSESAIETPYPDRRISFDVVRDVFLMVAMMRWQLKIRRLKTVLQALSDYRHSRVSPLVHDQAKFRQRLSEAATAFNLVRPYVPIEMCCLIDSLSMVRFLAKRGLHAHLIMGVASDPFSAHAWVQHGSLVLNETVGTAQAHVPIRVI comes from the coding sequence ATGATTCAGCATCTGAATACGGACATATCGTTCTGTGAGCTGGATGGTCGGTTGTTCTTCCTAGACATACAGAACGACCAATACTTCCAGCTGTCTAGAGCGCTCGAGCGCAGCCTTCTCAGCTACCTGAAAGCCCCTGATGATGCGGGCGTCGACATCAGTAGGCTGGTCAAACACAACCTCATCTCGCTAACCACGGCGGCACCGTACGACGGGTCTGCAACAGGCGTTGCCCTCCCTAGCGAAAGCGCGATTGAAACGCCCTATCCCGATAGACGGATTTCTTTCGATGTGGTGCGAGACGTCTTTCTTATGGTTGCCATGATGCGTTGGCAACTGAAAATACGGCGCCTGAAGACCGTTCTCCAAGCCCTAAGCGACTACCGCCATAGCAGAGTATCGCCGCTTGTCCACGACCAAGCCAAATTCCGGCAGCGTTTGTCGGAAGCTGCGACCGCCTTCAATCTTGTGCGCCCCTACGTACCCATCGAAATGTGCTGCCTGATCGACTCATTGTCGATGGTCAGGTTCCTCGCCAAGCGCGGCCTACATGCCCACCTCATCATGGGAGTGGCCAGCGATCCGTTCTCCGCCCATGCCTGGGTGCAACACGGCTCGCTGGTATTGAACGAAACCGTGGGAACGGCCCAGGCCCATGTCCCAATCCGGGTGATCTGA